The following proteins are co-located in the Vibrio azureus genome:
- the adhE gene encoding bifunctional acetaldehyde-CoA/alcohol dehydrogenase, translated as MPVTNMAELDAMIARVKKAQAEFATYSQEQVDKIFRAASLAANQARIPLAQQAVEESGMGIVEDKVIKNHFASEFIYNKYKDEKTCGILEEDENLGTMTIAEPVGIICGIVPTTNPTSTAIFKSLISLKTRNGIIFSPHPRAKNSTNDAAKLVLDAAVAAGAPKDIIGWIDQPSVELSNALMKHDDIALILATGGPGMVKAAYSSGKPAIGVGAGNVPVVIDETADIKRAVASILMSKTFDNGVVCASEQAAIVVDEVYDEVKERFASHKAYVLSKAEAEKVRKVLLIDGALNAKIVGQPAPAIAEMAGVKVPADTKVLVGEGLGKVSFDDAFAHEKLSPTLGLFRADNFEDAVAQAVTMVEIGGIGHTSGLYTNQDVNADRIRYFGDKMKTARILINIPTTHGGIGDLYNFNVAPSLTLGCGSWGGNSISENVGPKHLINKKTVAKRAENMLWHKLPKSIYFRRGSLPIALSDLEGKKRAFLVTDRFLFNNGYADDVVSLLKAQGMEVQTFFDVEADPTLSVVEKGAEAMKSFQPDTIIALGGGSPMDAAKIMWVMYEHPDTHFEELAMRFMDIRKRIYKFPKMGQKAELVCITTTSGTGSEVTPFAVVTDDKTGAKYPLADYEITPNMAIVDANLVMNMPKSLTAFGGYDAVTHALEAYVSVLANEYSDGQALQALKMLKEYLPSSYANGANDPIAREKVHNAATIAGIAFANAFLGVCHSMAHKIGAEFHLPHGLANALLIANVVRYNANDNPTKQTAFSQYDRPQARRRYAEIADHLGLSLPGDRTAQKIERLLGWLEELKLNLDIPASIQAAGVAEADFVAKLDELAVEAFDDQCTGANPRYPLISELKEVLRASYYGKPFVEGETFEGTTVIKKKADQEAPATKKEKMDA; from the coding sequence ATGCCTGTAACGAATATGGCTGAACTAGATGCAATGATCGCTCGCGTTAAGAAAGCGCAAGCTGAGTTCGCAACATACTCTCAAGAGCAAGTAGATAAAATCTTCCGTGCAGCATCTCTTGCTGCTAACCAAGCTCGTATCCCACTAGCACAACAAGCGGTTGAAGAATCGGGCATGGGTATTGTCGAAGATAAAGTGATTAAGAACCACTTTGCTTCTGAATTCATCTACAACAAATACAAAGACGAAAAGACCTGTGGCATTCTTGAAGAAGACGAAAACCTAGGTACAATGACTATTGCTGAGCCAGTAGGAATCATCTGTGGTATCGTACCAACAACGAACCCAACTTCTACGGCTATCTTTAAGTCTCTAATCTCTCTTAAGACACGTAACGGTATCATCTTCTCACCACACCCACGTGCTAAGAATTCTACCAACGATGCAGCGAAACTTGTTCTAGATGCTGCGGTTGCCGCAGGGGCACCAAAAGACATCATCGGTTGGATTGACCAACCATCAGTTGAACTTTCAAACGCTCTAATGAAGCATGATGATATCGCGCTTATCCTTGCTACTGGTGGTCCAGGTATGGTGAAAGCGGCGTACTCCTCTGGTAAACCTGCCATTGGCGTAGGTGCGGGTAACGTTCCTGTTGTTATTGATGAAACGGCAGACATTAAACGTGCTGTTGCTTCTATCCTCATGTCTAAAACGTTTGATAACGGTGTTGTTTGTGCTTCTGAGCAAGCGGCTATCGTTGTTGATGAAGTTTATGACGAAGTAAAAGAGCGTTTTGCTTCTCACAAAGCTTACGTATTGAGCAAAGCTGAAGCTGAGAAAGTTCGTAAAGTACTTCTTATCGATGGCGCACTAAACGCGAAGATTGTTGGCCAACCAGCTCCAGCTATCGCTGAAATGGCAGGCGTAAAAGTGCCAGCAGACACTAAAGTTCTGGTTGGTGAAGGCTTGGGTAAAGTTTCGTTTGATGACGCATTTGCACACGAGAAACTATCTCCAACTCTAGGTTTGTTCCGTGCTGACAACTTCGAAGATGCTGTTGCTCAAGCGGTAACTATGGTTGAGATTGGTGGGATCGGTCACACGTCTGGCTTATACACTAACCAAGACGTTAACGCAGACCGCATCCGTTACTTCGGTGACAAGATGAAGACTGCTCGTATCCTTATCAACATCCCTACTACTCACGGTGGTATCGGTGACTTGTATAACTTTAACGTTGCACCTTCTCTAACTCTAGGTTGTGGTTCATGGGGTGGTAACTCTATCTCTGAGAACGTAGGTCCTAAGCACCTAATCAACAAGAAAACTGTAGCGAAGCGAGCTGAAAACATGTTGTGGCACAAACTACCTAAGTCTATCTACTTCCGTCGTGGTAGCCTTCCAATTGCACTTAGCGACCTAGAAGGTAAAAAGCGCGCATTCCTAGTGACTGACCGTTTCCTATTCAACAACGGCTACGCTGATGACGTAGTGAGTTTGCTTAAAGCTCAAGGTATGGAAGTGCAAACATTCTTTGATGTAGAAGCGGATCCAACACTATCGGTTGTAGAGAAAGGTGCCGAAGCGATGAAGAGCTTCCAGCCAGACACTATCATTGCGTTGGGTGGTGGTTCTCCAATGGATGCTGCGAAAATTATGTGGGTAATGTATGAGCACCCAGATACGCACTTCGAAGAACTGGCTATGCGCTTTATGGATATCCGTAAACGTATCTACAAGTTCCCTAAAATGGGTCAAAAAGCAGAGCTTGTGTGTATCACTACAACATCGGGTACAGGTTCAGAAGTTACACCATTCGCTGTTGTTACAGACGACAAGACAGGGGCTAAGTACCCACTTGCTGACTACGAGATCACGCCAAACATGGCTATCGTTGATGCTAACCTTGTAATGAACATGCCTAAGTCTTTAACCGCATTTGGTGGTTACGATGCAGTCACTCACGCTCTAGAAGCTTACGTATCCGTTCTTGCTAACGAGTACTCAGACGGTCAAGCTCTACAAGCGCTTAAGATGCTTAAAGAGTACCTACCTTCAAGCTATGCGAACGGTGCAAACGACCCAATCGCTCGTGAGAAAGTACACAACGCGGCAACTATCGCTGGTATCGCGTTTGCAAACGCATTCCTAGGTGTTTGTCACTCTATGGCGCACAAGATTGGTGCTGAGTTCCACTTACCACACGGTTTGGCGAATGCATTGCTGATTGCTAACGTTGTTCGTTACAACGCGAACGATAACCCAACTAAGCAAACTGCGTTTTCACAATACGACCGCCCACAAGCACGCCGTCGTTATGCGGAAATCGCTGATCACCTAGGTCTAAGCTTACCGGGTGACCGTACCGCTCAGAAGATCGAGCGTCTACTAGGTTGGTTGGAAGAGCTGAAGCTAAACCTAGACATCCCAGCTTCTATCCAAGCAGCTGGTGTTGCGGAAGCCGATTTCGTTGCTAAGCTTGATGAACTTGCGGTTGAAGCGTTTGATGACCAGTGTACTGGTGCAAACCCTCGTTACCCATTAATCTCTGAGCTTAAAGAAGTGCTTCGTGCTTCTTACTACGGCAAGCCATTTGTTGAAGGTGAAACGTTCGAAGGTACTACTGTTATCAAGAAGAAAGCAGACCAAGAAGCACCAGCAACTAAAAAAGAAAAGATGGACGCATAA
- a CDS encoding SDR family oxidoreductase, giving the protein MDIKESTIIITSAGSLIGRTCANHFAHLGATLILCDQSLCALQTTYDQVCTASNKAYAIKVCSHSTTSIKLLFDRIEFELGETPDVIINCWTSSPMPSLMAPEPTSTYLHHFTDATRFLYTYGQVSAERFHTNKKKGVIVNVISHDNHDDLTGVESMTALVSGLTHSWAKELSEFNIRVGGVIPATHHSEESINARHWAQVQDELVRNTAYIISNDYFSGRVVTTEV; this is encoded by the coding sequence ATGGACATTAAAGAATCAACGATCATCATCACATCCGCAGGTTCCCTCATTGGTCGCACTTGTGCCAATCACTTTGCACACCTTGGCGCGACGTTGATTCTTTGCGATCAAAGCTTGTGTGCCCTACAAACCACTTATGATCAAGTTTGTACTGCTTCAAACAAAGCCTATGCCATAAAGGTGTGCAGTCACAGTACCACTTCTATTAAGCTACTCTTCGATCGAATAGAATTCGAATTAGGGGAAACACCCGATGTCATTATTAATTGCTGGACAAGCTCTCCTATGCCTAGCTTGATGGCCCCTGAACCCACCAGCACTTACCTACATCATTTTACCGATGCAACCCGTTTTCTTTATACTTATGGGCAAGTAAGTGCGGAGCGCTTTCACACCAACAAGAAAAAAGGCGTGATTGTCAATGTGATTTCTCATGATAATCATGATGACTTAACTGGGGTTGAGAGCATGACCGCCCTGGTATCTGGCTTAACCCACAGTTGGGCAAAAGAGTTATCTGAGTTCAATATTCGTGTAGGAGGCGTCATTCCAGCGACTCATCACTCTGAAGAGAGCATTAACGCACGACACTGGGCTCAAGTGCAGGACGAACTCGTACGCAATACTGCTTATATTATCTCGAATGATTACTTTAGTGGCCGAGTAGTCACAACTGAAGTCTAA